Genomic segment of Candidatus Jidaibacter acanthamoeba:
CCATCATTAAAGTATAGCCTTCCTCTCTTTTTCTGCTTTTTGGGGACTTTTAATCCTTCTTCACGCCAAATACGCTCAACTCGTTTATGGTTAACTTGCCATCCTTCAGCTTTTAGTAATGCTGTTATCCGGCGATAACCATAACGTCCATATTTAGTTGCTATATCTATAACATCTTTACGAAGAGCATCTTCATCATTAGCTTTTTTAGGTATATAACGCTGAACAGAGCGAGAGATAGACAATAATTTACATGCCTTACGCTCTGATATATCATATTTTTGACATGCTGATACTACTGCTTTACGCTTCTGCTCAGCGCTTATTAGTTTCCCTCAGCTACATCTTTTAGTATTAAATTACTAAGGGTAAGCTCAGCTATAGCGCGTTTTAAACGCATATTCTCAACTTCAAGATTCTTTAGACGTTTAGCCTGGGAAATCTCCATACCACCATATTCTTTACGCCATTTATAATATGTAGCATCAGAAATACCTAACTGTTTGCACATTCTGATAACGCTCTCTCCCTGGCTAAGTATTACCTCCGCCTGCCTTAATAACCTTATTATTTGCTCACTATTATATTTCTTCTTAATCATATAATTACTCCATCTAATTTTACTTATAGATTAGCTCAATATCTATCTATTTACTAACCTATTCATGGAGCTATTATACGGGGGCAGGACAAGTAGAACACAGCAAATATAGCAATGTTCTACTCCTTATTTACGGAGTTATGCATATGTTAAATACATAACTACTTTAGAGTATTATATCTAACATCTTCCTTCAAGAATAATCATTCTAAGTAATAACTTTATTCCTTGTTACTATAATAAATCCTTTTATCTAAATGTAAGGTTATTAAGATTCATACTCTGCTCTGTAACCAGCTTGTTGTCTTAGGAGTTAACCGTGCTTGGAATGCAGATAGGATGATTAAGTTCTATAAGATATTATAACCTCTTCTTCTCCTCTTTCTACCTATTACTTCTATTTCATTAATTGCATCTTCAATATGCCCAAAAGTCTGTACGGCCAGATTACCTAAGTTATTCTGTAATCCTCCCCATGAGTTTATTAGCGTCCATTCGTTAAACAGGTTTTGCTGTAGCCTTATCGTATAGTATCTACTCTCACTTCTCCACTTCCAAATCCTTAGGTCTAGTTTCAGAGCTTACCTCCAACTAATGTTTACTTCCTCTTTTGGAAATATTCGTATTTAAGTTCATTTGTAGTCTTGTCTGCAAGTAATACGCCTTTATCAAATATTCTAACAATTCTGTTATTACCTATTTCCCCTATTATTATTTCTGATTTTGATACTCTTAATCCCTTACGATCTATTGTTGCATTTGTGTATGCGTAAAGGGTTAACCGCTACAATCATTAGCAAACAACTTGCCAATAAATTAACCTCTTTGCTTCTAATGAAGCTATCCTTGTTCCCTCTTTTAAATTCTGAGAAAACAGCATTTAAAACCCAATATGAGATAAAAACAAGCACAGCCGGTATATTGAGAATTACCTCAGTAATGTATTTAGGATACAAAGCATAAATAGGTATAAGACATAGAGGCCAATACTTAATAGCATATTGAACAACCTTAGGTTGGTTAGACTTAATGGTTATGTACTCCATAAACCTATTAAGATGGAAAGCACAAATTATAGCAACCGCAAAACCTAATGTAGGTTCTATCATATCTGAAAAACTATGAGGAAGATGAGAACAGTCAAAACCAAGAACATAGCAATATATTCTTTCATAGCATGCATATAATATAAATGCTAAAGCTATAATAGACAGTAAGTATTTTTTATTAATACCGAACATCCTATTTATTTCTTCTTGCTTTAATGTCTCTATTGCTTCCATGTTATTTTACACTTTGTTTCAATGTTAACTTACTTGCTACCAGTATCATTAAATAAAATCAATTATTATTTCTATCAATATACCAACTTTATTTAGTAATTTATATAATACTTTGTAAATTAAGTTATCATTATTAATATTTATGTAATTAGTATTACTTTATGCTAACAGTACTACTTATTAATAGAACCCCTTTCCCCGGGTAAGTGCCTATATAAAGTTGCAGGTGATATTTGTAATCGTCTTACAGCATCTTCAACAGTGATCTTAGGATCACGTAGTAATGCTCCTTGCTCCACTAAATCTGCTTGAATACGTGCAGGAGGACATCCCCTTCCCTACCAAGTAGGTATCCCGCCATTGTACGGTCACGAATAAGTGAGCGCCCAAATTCAACTAACGCACCGAAGATATGAAATATCAATTTCACACCTGAATTTGTAGTATCAATTGCTTCACTCAATGAGCGAAGGCCAATACCTCGCTTTTCTCCAGCTTTTGAATGGTCTCCTTTAGTATAAATATACTTCAACTTTGATTTGAGCAACAAGACCAATGTTAGCTCAAATTAGGTGTTTTTTTGTTCCATAAATAAAATGATTTGGTTAATAATGATACCTGCATTGTATTATAATTAAAGACTCATCCTTGATTCTGTAAACTAATCTATGTTCCATTGTTATTCTCCTCGACCAACAACCGGCCATATCAAATTTTAATGGCTCAGGCATTCCTTTCCCATTAAAAGGAGACCTTGTTATTTCTTTAATCAATTCATTTATTTTTTGAAGAATGCGTTTATCATTTTTTTGCCAATAAAGATAATCATCCCAAGCATTATCTATAAAAAGAATTTTCATTTTATTTTTCTATTAGCTTTCTTTCAGTGTATTTCTTATCCTTCAAATCTTGAAGCGCCTTAGTAATGTGTTCAGCATTTTTTGGGCTTCTCAATAAATATAAAGTTTCCTCAACTCCATTATAATCTTCTAAAGACATCATAACGACAGGTGAGGCATTTTGCCTTGTAATTATTATGGGAGAATGATTCTCACAAACATTATTCATTGTTTGAGTAAAGTTTTTACGTGCTTGAGTATAAGTAATAGCATCCATATGAACCTCTTTTTATTTTAAACATACCATATAAGTACTTATTAAGTCAAATTCTTATGTTCAAATAGGAGGCACAAAAGACTTTTTATCGTTTTAAAAGATTTACTCAATTACTAGTTGGGTATTTTCTTTGTAACGTTTGCTATTTCTTTAAGTGCATTATTTAGATGGTCGAAAGTCTGTACGGCAAAGCTACCTAAATTATTTTGTAATCCTCCCCATGACTTTATTATTGTCCATTCGTTAAATAGATTTTGCTGTAGACTTATCGTATAGTATCTACTCTCACTTCTCCACTTCCATATTTGGCACACTTTCTGCATATGCTAACCTGCTGTATGTTCTAGTATAATAAGCTATTTTTTATCTTAATTATAAGCTTTTACTTAATATGTGACATGCTATTACTGAACCATTATATCTGTTGCAGCATCACAGTATGAGAATACTAGCACTGCTGATAAATATGATAATGAAAATAATATTATATTCCATATAACACTATCAGATTTGCCTTGTTTTAATACCATATTTTTAAAGTCTAATGAAATTGAAGTTATTAACCAAAACACCAAATAAGTAGTCATTAGACGACATACTAGTAGCACATTAAATAAATGCGCATTTATAAATGCAGGCAATAAGATTATTAAAGGGAAATACTTTATAAATAAATTAAACCTTTTGTTTTCTCGGCTTATAATATCTCTTTTCTCTGCGTAAATATAAAGTATGAAAGCATTAAATACTAGCGGCATACACTTAATAGCATATATTATTAGATTAATTTGGCTATATTGATATCCGGGAGCAAATTTATAAAACATAGCTATATATACTCCTTTATATAATATAGCTGATATAAATGATAATATAACTATTAATATAATCATATAATTTGGACGGTTTAAAACCTGTAGTAAGTTACTGGTTGGTTCTCTAAAAATATTTATATCTATCACTTTTTCCTAATTATCTATATTAAAGGGTTTTTAGATTTTTGTAGAATAATATACTTGCTATATATTAGCTATTATTGCTTTTCCATCATTTTAATTATTACACGGAACTTCTTCCGCCCGGTAGATGCCTATATAAAGTTGCAGGAGATATTTGTAGACGCCTTGCAGCATCTTCAACTGTAATCTTAGGATCACGTAGCAATGCTCTTGCTTCTGCTAAATCTTTTTGAGTGAGTGCAGGAGGCCGCCCTCCTTTCCTTCCAAGTAAGTGTGCTGCTTTCAGTTCAGGGCGCTCATGTTGCGCACCGGATGCTTTCTCAATGAATACTTTTTCACAGTTAATTTCTTTCAAAGCATTTAACTGTAAATCTAAATTTTGTTCTTAGGCTCCGACCCTTGCATATCTTATAAACATAATTATCTCTCTTAAAACTCACCTTTATTGTACATTTTGAGAGGCTTAATTTCAAGAAACAGTTTTGAGAGCTTATTTGGCTATTAATACGACAATTTTACATAGCTTAAACTTTCCTCTCAAAAAGGATCCTTTATAAGGTGCATGCTACTACCCCATATATACTTAGTATAAGGGGTATACTAAGTAGGCGAAAATTAATAAGTTTAAGTAGTATCGCCACCCTTTATTCTTCCTTTATCTTTAGGTTCTAATAAAAACTTTAATTGATGTAATTTGGTATAATCTTTTGCTGTTTTATCATTATCATCTCTTACCTCTTTATTTGCTCCTTTTTCTAAAAGTAATTTAGTGGTTTCAACTTGATTATATTTTGCCGCCATATGTAATGGTGTTTTGCCCTTATTATCTTTAATATTTATATCGGCCTTATGTATAATCAGTAATGCTATAATCTCATTAAGTCCTCTAAGAGCTGCTATATGTAGTAATGTCCTACCATGATTTCCTTCTCTACAGTTGATATCAACTCCTTCAATAAGTGATTTTTCAACTTTTTCAGTATCCCCGTATTTTACCGCTTCAAATATCTCAGTATTTTTTTGAGATATACTCTGTTCCTGCAATAGTTCTTGAGAGCTATCGTTTCTTAATCTCATTGCATCAGGAACTTTATAGCCTTGAGAGTTAAGATGAAATCTTGCTAGTTCCATTGTTTTTGAAGCATACTTTGCATCTTCATTCGCCTCTCCATACCTATTTATAGCTATCTCTTTTATCCTTTTAGCTGTTTCCAAAAGTTCATTATACCTTCCTTTTTCTAATAGCAAATCTACTAGTTCTCTCATTATTTCTAAATTATTAGAATCTAAGCTCATTGCTTCTTGATATAGTCTAATTCCTTCTTCCTTATCTCCTTTAGCAATAGATAATCTTGCTCTTACCAATGGTGTAGATTCATATTCATCATTATAATAAAAGCTTCTATTTTGTATGAATTCTTTGGTTGCTTTATGCATTACAACTAATACTTTATAGACTTCTTCCAGCTCTAGCTTTTCTTCTAAACTAAGCTGATACTCTTTGTTATTAATAGCTTCTCCCTCAAAAACCATTGTCTCTTTTTCTTTCTCATAAAAAAGATGTGTCTTTACCCTCATCTTTACTGCAAAATCTAAGAGTCTACTTAACCGCTTAAAAGCTGAGTCGGATATCCATCCTTTACTTTTTAACTCCTCTAATCTATCCCAGCTGTTACTGGACTGGATACCGTAATACAAAGATAAATGATTTATTATATTGCTTATAAACCTGTATAAATCTGCTTTAGCATTAAAGCATAAACTTTCTATCCTATCACTAAGCCTATTTTGATATAAACCTATATCTTGTTCCATTAACTCTAGTGCTTTCTTCTGATGTAAAGCTATGCCTCCAACTTGTTTATATAGCTCATTACTTAATGCTTGTTTATACTTATTAAGTAAAATAGCACTCCCCTGAATTAATATACCTAATCTAAGCGCATTAGCCATTATACAATCAACTTTACTTTGTAATCCGGCTATATTTTGTGGTATATTAATTAAATCTGATGCTAATTCATTAGTTTTATGTAAATCTGAACTTGGTGTATTAGGCCCTTGGTCTAATGCAAGTCCGCCATGAATTATCTTTTCCATACTTGCAGGCAATATGTTTTCAAACGTCTCTCCTATACTGATTACTTTTAGCTCAAATAATAATGCAAGCTGAACAAAATATTGATATCCTGGCTCGTTTATTGATTTATATTTATCACCTAATAATATCATATACTCAATATCTGAATATAAGGACATCTCCTTCCTTGCCATAGAGCCAAGCCCTACAATTGCATATTCACAAGTCGGAGCACCAAGTGATTTAATACAATCATCAAAAACATCTGAGGTCAACTTAACTATAGATTGGGTATTATTTTCTAAAATAGTTTTAATAGTAATGTCTTTCTTATCGATATCTCTCTTAGTAGCATTTCGTATCTCTTTTAATCGCTTTTTATAAGATTGATAATTAACTTCAAGTACACGATTATTACTTATACTATTAAGAAACTTTTTCTCTAAATAAAGTTGTTTGTGAGCAAAATACTCTGTCTCAAAAACCTCACCTACCTCATAATATCTTTCTGCTAATGTTCTTGCAGCACTATAATGTAATCCGGCTAATTTATACCCTTTAGAATTATTCTGATGATATAAATAATAATCACCTATTTTAAGTAAAATATAACAATAAGCAACTTGGCTATTCTCAGCTTTAGCTAGCTCCAATGCTTTTTGATAGCTTTGTAGACAATCTTGGTATTTTTCTTGGCAAAGCTGGTAAGTGCCATTAGCAATGTTTTCTCTCAAGCTTTTGCTAAATTTATCTTTTTTGCTAATCTTTCTTAAAACTACCTGGTTTTCTAAGTAATTCGCTATTTTAACTTTGCCTAGCTTCACTGCTAAATTAAATGGAGTATTATTATTTATATCTGTAAGATTAAGATTAGCACCTCCCTTAACTAAAAGTTCAATCAACTTAACATCATCACTATTATTTATTGCATAATGTAATGCTGTATTCTTATCCTTACCCTTATTTAAGTCAGCGCCGTTATTTATTAAACTACTGAGGCTAGCATTATTATTTTCAGAAATAGCTTTATATATTTCTTCTTGGCTACTAATTAATTGTTCAGGAACTTTATTATACCACCACCCGGTAAATATACCTGCATTAGAGCCTATTTCAGGCATGCTTACAGAGTTTTTGAGTTTATATAACTTTTTTATTAATAAGTTTTTTTGCTTTCCATTTAAGCTGATTTCCTCTGTGCCTTCACTGCCTATAATTTTTAATTTGTTATTATCACTAACTATTAATGCCAAATTATTTTCAAATCCATCTTCTA
This window contains:
- a CDS encoding recombinase family protein, translated to MLLKSKLKYIYTKGDHSKAGEKRGIGLRSLSEAIDTTNSGVKLIFHIFGALVEFGRSLIRDRTMAGYLLGREGDVLLHVFKQI
- a CDS encoding ankyrin repeat domain-containing protein, whose protein sequence is LVKLGHVSPEVVATLIEGLKDKNYHVRQGAAESLVKLGHVSPEVVATLIEGLKDKNYHVRQGAAKSLVKLGQATPEMIKALIDDFKNNDLEAVGEAIDILVELGQAIPEVIEALIRFLKDKDSEVRQGAAEYSVKMFNKHPEIAKSIVDVVVNKKSVRAFEDIDDSFKFLLTCFGYSSNDKWLNYMILEDGFENNLALIVSDNNKLKIIGSEGTEEISLNGKQKNLLIKKLYKLKNSVSMPEIGSNAGIFTGWWYNKVPEQLISSQEEIYKAISENNNASLSSLINNGADLNKGKDKNTALHYAINNSDDVKLIELLVKGGANLNLTDINNNTPFNLAVKLGKVKIANYLENQVVLRKISKKDKFSKSLRENIANGTYQLCQEKYQDCLQSYQKALELAKAENSQVAYCYILLKIGDYYLYHQNNSKGYKLAGLHYSAARTLAERYYEVGEVFETEYFAHKQLYLEKKFLNSISNNRVLEVNYQSYKKRLKEIRNATKRDIDKKDITIKTILENNTQSIVKLTSDVFDDCIKSLGAPTCEYAIVGLGSMARKEMSLYSDIEYMILLGDKYKSINEPGYQYFVQLALLFELKVISIGETFENILPASMEKIIHGGLALDQGPNTPSSDLHKTNELASDLINIPQNIAGLQSKVDCIMANALRLGILIQGSAILLNKYKQALSNELYKQVGGIALHQKKALELMEQDIGLYQNRLSDRIESLCFNAKADLYRFISNIINHLSLYYGIQSSNSWDRLEELKSKGWISDSAFKRLSRLLDFAVKMRVKTHLFYEKEKETMVFEGEAINNKEYQLSLEEKLELEEVYKVLVVMHKATKEFIQNRSFYYNDEYESTPLVRARLSIAKGDKEEGIRLYQEAMSLDSNNLEIMRELVDLLLEKGRYNELLETAKRIKEIAINRYGEANEDAKYASKTMELARFHLNSQGYKVPDAMRLRNDSSQELLQEQSISQKNTEIFEAVKYGDTEKVEKSLIEGVDINCREGNHGRTLLHIAALRGLNEIIALLIIHKADINIKDNKGKTPLHMAAKYNQVETTKLLLEKGANKEVRDDNDKTAKDYTKLHQLKFLLEPKDKGRIKGGDTT
- a CDS encoding helix-turn-helix domain-containing protein encodes the protein MKEINCEKVFIEKASGAQHERPELKAAHLLGRKGGRPPALTQKDLAEARALLRDPKITVEDAARRLQISPATLYRHLPGGRSSV
- a CDS encoding WGR domain-containing protein, yielding MKLDLRIWKWRSESRYYTIRLQQNLFNEWTLINSWGGLQNNLGNLAVQTFGHIEDAINEIEVIGRKRRRRGYNIL
- a CDS encoding Txe/YoeB family addiction module toxin, yielding MKILFIDNAWDDYLYWQKNDKRILQKINELIKEITRSPFNGKGMPEPLKFDMAGCWSRRITMEHRLVYRIKDESLIIIQCRYHY
- a CDS encoding IS3 family transposase, with the translated sequence MSISRSVQRYIPKKANDEDALRKDVIDIATKYGRYGYRRITALLKAEGWQVNHKRVERIWREEGLKVPKKQKKRGRLYFNDG
- a CDS encoding transposase, which encodes MIKKKYNSEQIIRLLRQAEVILSQGESVIRMCKQLGISDATYYKWRKEYGGMEISQAKRLKNLEVENMRLKRAIAELTLSNLILKDVAEGN
- a CDS encoding type II toxin-antitoxin system Phd/YefM family antitoxin, whose product is MDAITYTQARKNFTQTMNNVCENHSPIIITRQNASPVVMMSLEDYNGVEETLYLLRSPKNAEHITKALQDLKDKKYTERKLIEK
- a CDS encoding WGR domain-containing protein, which produces MQKVCQIWKWRSESRYYTISLQQNLFNEWTIIKSWGGLQNNLGSFAVQTFDHLNNALKEIANVTKKIPN